Within the Pseudomonas sp. SL4(2022) genome, the region CGTCCGCGCGCGGTTGCAGCAGGCCGTCCTGCCATTCGGCGGACAGGGTCAGGCGTGTGTGCGTATCGTCGAGCAGGTACAGCTGGCTCAATTCGCTGCCCGACAGCTGCGCGGCGCTTTCCACCAGGCCGCCGAGCAGGGCGTCACTGTTGGCCGCGCGCGCCAGCGTGGCGAAGCGTTGCAACAGTGCTTCGGCATAACGCAGCGGCTGCGGCACCTGGCTGAACATCAGCGACACGTTAAGCGAACTCACAGACCACCGTCCCTTCGCCGTCCAGGGTGGCGTGCACGCGTTGCAGGCTTTCACCGCTGGCCATGGCGTCGAGCAGGCGGTCGACCACCAGCGGTTGCAGGTGCTGGTCGATCAGGTGATCGATCAGGCGTGCGCCGCTGTCGCTGTGGCTGCAGCGCTCGGCGAGATTTTCCAGCAGCGCCGGGCAATGGCTGAACTGCAGCTGACGGCGTTGCAGGCGCTCGCCAAAGCGCGCGAGTTTGAGGCCGACCAGCTCGTTGAGCACCTCGCCACTGATCGGGTAGTACGGCACCACGCGCATACGGCCGAGCAGCGCCGGCTTGAAGTGCTGAGTCAGGGTCGGGCGAATCGCTTGCTCTAGGTCATCCGCTGTCGGGCGTTGGCCGTTCTGGCAGAGGTTGGCGATACGCTCGCTGGCCAGGTTGCTGGTCATCAAAATCAGCGTATTGCGGAAGTTGATCTCACGGCCTTCACCGTCGTTGGCCACGCCCTTGTCGAAGATCTGATAGAAGACGTTCATCACGTCCGGATCGGCTTTTTCCACTTCATCGAGCAGCACCACCGAGTAAGGCTTCTGCCGCACGGCTTCGGTGAGCATGCCGCCTTCGCCATAACCGACGTAGCCGGGTGGTGCGCCGATCAGCCGGGAAACCGTGTGCTTCTCCTGGAACTCGGACATGTTGATGGTGGTGAGGAAACGCTCGCCGCCGTACAGCAGATCGGCCAGGGCCAGTGCGGTTTCGGTTTTACCGACGCCGCTGGGGCCGACCAGCAGGAATACCCCGACCGGCGCATCGGCACGATTGAGGCCGGCGGCGCTGGCGCGCATGGAGCGGTCCAGCGCGGCGATGGCTTGCGCCTGACCGCGTACACGCAGGCCGAGGTCGCGGGCGAAGGTCAGCACCTTGCTGTTGTGTTCGCGGGCCAGCTGGCTCAGTGGCACGCCGGTCCAGTGGCTGATCACTTCGGCCACCAGGCGCGGGCAGACTTCAAAACTGACCAGGCGCTCATTCACCTGAGCGCTGGCCAGCTCGGCTTGTACGGCGCGCAGTTCGCCTTCCAGTTGCTCCAGCTGTACGGCCTGGCCGTCGCTGTTCTCGGCTTCGGTAGGGTTTTGGCGCAGGCTGGCGCACTGCTTGCGCAATTCCAGCAGGTGTTCGGCCAGTTCACGCTGCACCGCCCAACGGGTTTCGATCTGCTCCAGTTCGGCGCGGGCCTGGCTCAGGCGTGCTTCGAGTTGTTCCAGGCTTTCACTGTCGATGTGCAGGCCGGCTTCCATATCCCGGCTCATGGCCTCGCTCTGCCGCTCACCTTCGGCGATCTCGCCACGCAGGCGCTCCAGCGTTTCCGGGGCGGCGGCCAGGCTGATGCGCACGCGGGCGCAGGCGGTGTCGAGGACATCGACGGCTTTGTCCGGCAGTTGGCGGCCAGCCAGGTAGCGCGCGGACAGCTCGGCGGCGGCGACCACGGCGTCGTCACGCAGGTAGATGCCGTGGCTTTTCTCGTAAACAGGCGCCAGGCCACGCAGGATGGTCACGGCTTCATCGACGGTTGGCTCATGCAGTTGCACCGGCTGGAAGCGGCGGGCCAGGGCCGGGTCCTTCTCGAAGTACTTCTTGTATTCGCTCCAGGTGGTGGCGGCGATGGTGCGCAGCTCGCCACGGGCCAGGGCGGGCTTGAGCAGGTTGGCGGCATCGCCACTGCCGGCTTGGCCACCCGCACCGATCAGGGTGTGGGCTTCGTCGATGAACAAAATGATCGGCTTGGGCGAGGCTTTGACTTCATCGATCACGCCCTGCAAACGGCGCTCGAATTCACCTTTGACGCTGGCGCCGGCTTGCAGCAGGCCCAGGTCCAGGCACAGCAGCTCAACACCCTTGAGCGCGGCCGGCACTTCACCGGCGGCGATGCGCAGGGCCAGGCCTTCGACGATGGCGGTCTTGCCGACACCGGCTTCGCCGACCACGATTGGGTTGCTTTTGCGCCGGCGCGCGAGGATGTCGATCATCTGACGGATTGCGCCGTCGCGGCACAGCACCGGGTCGAGCTTGCCGTCACAGGCCTGCTGGGTGAAGTTGTGGGTGAAGCGCGAGAGGTTGGATTCGCCACCGGCTGCGGGTTTGCCGGCGGCGGTTGGTTGCTGCTGGGCCAGGGCGAATTCGCGCAGGCGCTCGGCATTCAGCTTGGCCAGCAGTGGCTGATAGTGGCTGCCGGCGTAACGCATCGGATTGCGCAGCAGGGCGAGGATCAGTGCGGCTTCATCGACCTGGCTCTGGCCGAGTTCCAGGCTGGCGACCAATAGGGCGTCCTGCAGCCATTGCACCAGTTCGGTGGCAAATACCGGGTTGCGCGATTCGTTGTGTTCGCCACGCGGTTGCAGGGCGCGGGCCAGCTCGCCGGCGTCTACGTCGGCATCCTGCAGGGCGCGGGGCAGCAAGCCTTCCGGGCGCTCAAGCAGGCCGAGCAACAGGTCTTCCACCAGAATCTTGCTGCCGCCGCGCACCACGCAACGCTCGGCAGCGGTTTCCAGGTCCTGCTTGCTGGCCGCGTCGAGGGCTTGCACCAGCTGCTGTAAATCGACGTTGATCATTTCCATCTTCCTTAATGAGCTTGGCTGCCGAGGGTGACCACGCCGTCGGCGTTGTCACGCCCCAGCCAAGTGGTCCAGCCCAGCAGGCAGGGGTTGTCCGCGCCGAGGCGCAATTCGCGTATGTCGTCCTGGCGCAGTTCCAGGCGGATGTCGTAATCCAGTGGGTCGCGCAGGGTGAAGCGCACCAGCGCGCAGAGCGGTTGGTAGCCGCTGCCGATGGGCAGAAATTCATGGAAGCGCTCCCAGTTCAGCTGCTGCACGTGAATGCGGAATTTGCCGCCGCGATCACGCACGAATTCGCCAAGCACCAGGCTCTCGCCCAACTGGCTGTTGGCCAGACCGAGGCGGTTGCGCTGCTCGCCAAGGATCTCCACCTGACGCTCCAGGCACTGCTCGATATGCAGGTCGGCGTGTTTGAAGTAGTAGCGCAGCACCGACTCGATCAGCGCCGCCGAGTGGGCGCGCAGGCTGAGCAGGCCGAGGTAGGGCAGCAGGCGTTTCCAGTTCAACTCGGAGGCGCTGCGAATGGTTTCACCGCCCAGGCCGATCAGGGCAAACAGGTGGGCGGAGAACGGGTCGATCGCACCGCTCTGGAAACGTGTGTGGTAGCGGTATTTCTGCCAGGTGGGCAGTAGCAGACGCTGCAGGCGGTTGTTGAACAGGTCGAGGAAATCCCGCGTTGGGTTGCCGTCTTCACTGTCGCCCAGCGCCTGTTCACCGTAGAACGCTGGCAGCGGCGAGCCGGCGCCAAACAGGCTGACCAGGTTGATGCGCAGGCGCGCGCGCAGCTCGCCGTGCTCTTCGAAAAAATGCACGCGATCGATATCGCTACCGGGGAACCCCATGCTCGGGTTGGCCTGCAGTTCCAGTCGCTGATACAGCGCTTCCTCATCCAATTCAGGATGAGCAGCCTGCAAGCGTTCCAGCACCAGCTGCACACCCTGAAACAGGCTGTACTCGCGGATGCCCCGGCTAAGCCGGTTTAGAGCAGGGGCTGTTGCCCCATGCGCGGCGTCCATTGGTACACCTCTCCCTGTGTGCTCTGTACGCGCAGCTCGTGGTACGAGTTCAAGCTGGCATACAGGGCGAAAAATTCATTGAGTACGGTGGCGAAGAGGAACAGGTCACCCTCGCCGACATAACCCTCGGGGTTGATCGTCAATTGCGTGCGTACACCACGCACCGGCAAGCCACGGTGCAGGCGGTCGACATGCTGGTGGCTGATGCTTTTCAGGCCGTCGAGCAGGCGCTTGCTGACCTTCTCCGCGTGCTGGTCGTAGTAGCGCGGCAGGTCGTAGGTTTCCAGGATCACCTTGAGCGCGTCGACGTTGGCCAGCGACAGGTAGTTCAGCGACATATTGCTGATCAGCTTCCACAGAAAATCGCGGTGCAGCGGCGGCGCGTAGCTCGGCGTAACCGCGCTGATATTGCGGAAGGTGAGGAACTCCGGGGTGTCCTCACTGGGCATGCAGATATCACCGAGGCCCAGCTGGCGCGGCAGGTTCTGGTTGGTGCAGGTCAGCTCGATGGACAGCGTTTCGTGCTGATCGAGGTTGCGCAGGCCGAAGCTCAGGTAGGTTTCCAGGCCGTCGCCGAGCAGCGAAGGTTGCTGGCGCACGCTGTAGTGCGGGCGCGCCAGCGGCACGTCGAAACTGGCGTCATGCTCAAAGGATTCGAACGGCACGTACTCTTCGTAACCCTTGCCGCCGGGCTTCCAGCCGGTGACGCGATCCACCGAGAACACCCCGCAATGCTCGGAGTCGAGCTCCGAGGGCAGCAGCAGGTACTGGTCCTGCTTGCCGTCGAGGCGAATCGGGATGGCGTCATGGGCAAACAGGTTGACCACCGGCGTGCAGTACAGGCGCACGTTATCCAGGGTCGGGCGGATACGTTGCACGCCGGCCTTGTGAATATCGAAACGCAGCTCGATGCCGCGCGCCTGTTTGAGCACGTCTTCGGGCACGCGCTTGAGCACATCCAGGCCGAGCAGGTCGACAAACAGGAACTTGTCCTGGAAGGCGAAGTATTCCTGCAGGTAGCGGTA harbors:
- the tssH gene encoding type VI secretion system ATPase TssH — protein: MEMINVDLQQLVQALDAASKQDLETAAERCVVRGGSKILVEDLLLGLLERPEGLLPRALQDADVDAGELARALQPRGEHNESRNPVFATELVQWLQDALLVASLELGQSQVDEAALILALLRNPMRYAGSHYQPLLAKLNAERLREFALAQQQPTAAGKPAAGGESNLSRFTHNFTQQACDGKLDPVLCRDGAIRQMIDILARRRKSNPIVVGEAGVGKTAIVEGLALRIAAGEVPAALKGVELLCLDLGLLQAGASVKGEFERRLQGVIDEVKASPKPIILFIDEAHTLIGAGGQAGSGDAANLLKPALARGELRTIAATTWSEYKKYFEKDPALARRFQPVQLHEPTVDEAVTILRGLAPVYEKSHGIYLRDDAVVAAAELSARYLAGRQLPDKAVDVLDTACARVRISLAAAPETLERLRGEIAEGERQSEAMSRDMEAGLHIDSESLEQLEARLSQARAELEQIETRWAVQRELAEHLLELRKQCASLRQNPTEAENSDGQAVQLEQLEGELRAVQAELASAQVNERLVSFEVCPRLVAEVISHWTGVPLSQLAREHNSKVLTFARDLGLRVRGQAQAIAALDRSMRASAAGLNRADAPVGVFLLVGPSGVGKTETALALADLLYGGERFLTTINMSEFQEKHTVSRLIGAPPGYVGYGEGGMLTEAVRQKPYSVVLLDEVEKADPDVMNVFYQIFDKGVANDGEGREINFRNTLILMTSNLASERIANLCQNGQRPTADDLEQAIRPTLTQHFKPALLGRMRVVPYYPISGEVLNELVGLKLARFGERLQRRQLQFSHCPALLENLAERCSHSDSGARLIDHLIDQHLQPLVVDRLLDAMASGESLQRVHATLDGEGTVVCEFA
- the tssG gene encoding type VI secretion system baseplate subunit TssG — translated: MDAAHGATAPALNRLSRGIREYSLFQGVQLVLERLQAAHPELDEEALYQRLELQANPSMGFPGSDIDRVHFFEEHGELRARLRINLVSLFGAGSPLPAFYGEQALGDSEDGNPTRDFLDLFNNRLQRLLLPTWQKYRYHTRFQSGAIDPFSAHLFALIGLGGETIRSASELNWKRLLPYLGLLSLRAHSAALIESVLRYYFKHADLHIEQCLERQVEILGEQRNRLGLANSQLGESLVLGEFVRDRGGKFRIHVQQLNWERFHEFLPIGSGYQPLCALVRFTLRDPLDYDIRLELRQDDIRELRLGADNPCLLGWTTWLGRDNADGVVTLGSQAH
- the tssF gene encoding type VI secretion system baseplate subunit TssF, which translates into the protein MSFNHYYQSELTALRQLGKRFAERSPALAPFLGQAGRDPDVERLLEGFAFLTGRLRQKLDDELPELTHSLMHLLWPNYMRPLPAFSMLQFDPLKRPGGALLVPRHTPVESKPIQGVTCRFRTAFTTEVLPLALNGLDYSVKGDGALLSLRLAMSADGHLGDLDLKQLRLHLSGERYISQLLYLSLLRHLGGVQLVLLNAAGKPLQGADERPLLPLQLPANSVQPVGFAEDQALIPYPLNTFRGYRYLQEYFAFQDKFLFVDLLGLDVLKRVPEDVLKQARGIELRFDIHKAGVQRIRPTLDNVRLYCTPVVNLFAHDAIPIRLDGKQDQYLLLPSELDSEHCGVFSVDRVTGWKPGGKGYEEYVPFESFEHDASFDVPLARPHYSVRQQPSLLGDGLETYLSFGLRNLDQHETLSIELTCTNQNLPRQLGLGDICMPSEDTPEFLTFRNISAVTPSYAPPLHRDFLWKLISNMSLNYLSLANVDALKVILETYDLPRYYDQHAEKVSKRLLDGLKSISHQHVDRLHRGLPVRGVRTQLTINPEGYVGEGDLFLFATVLNEFFALYASLNSYHELRVQSTQGEVYQWTPRMGQQPLL